The Montipora foliosa isolate CH-2021 chromosome 1, ASM3666993v2, whole genome shotgun sequence DNA segment AAATGTTGGCAATTGAACCAATTACATGGGAACTCGGAAAactccgagccccagatgggatttgaacccacgaccctcaaTGATCttgtcggatgctctaaccactgagctactggagactatggtgagcaagagtgaaatgtgggtctttgactcgagctgcatcaagCAGCTACAGAATCGAAcaacgactgacagcatagctcataatgCATCGCGCTTTCACCTTAAAGCCATCTGAGATGCGGTCAACCAACCACGAATGTGAGAACGATgtacacatattaaatgaaatgttggcaattcgaatcccatctgggggcTCTGATTTTTCCAAGTTCCCAATGGTTTCAATTGTCAACATTTCATTTAATAAATGAAGGCTAACGTAGCCTTATTTACTCACCAGCTGTGTTGGTTGTGGATTGCTGTAGACTACTGGTGGGGCAGAATGCTGGGGAATCACACTGGTATTGGAAAACACAGAATTTTCATTGCCTGTTGGAGAGGTCATTGATGGGTAAGCTTTCTGCGTTGCTCCAGTGCTTGTCTCTGTCTTCACAGAGTAAGGTCCTGTCTGCTGCTGTGAGGATGACTGCTGAACCTGAAACAAAGGTCAAAGAGCCCAAAGACTACTTTCTCAACATTCTTCTTCTGTTCTGTCTTTTTTCCCCAAAATAGTAGGGGCTGAAGTCAACTGGGGCTTTTGGCCTGTTTTCATCTCCTGTAAGCGTACTTCTGTGTTCTCGTTTGTATGTTATTTCTTTATCTGACATGTATATCAATACACTAAACCAAAGTTCTTTGATTCAGTCAGCCGTTTGTATTGATTGTAATTGAAAGGTGGCCATAATTCCAGTCAAATCACCATGCAAGGAGTAGTAGTACTTCTTTACATGCATACTCAGTTATGGAAATGAGACCCATGTGAGGAAAGAAAAATCGGTGAGAAAAATCTGTGATCACAGTGAGAATGGAACTCAGGACAGCAGCACCTCATGTACCCAAGCCCGGCCCTTCTGGCTTGGTCAGTCGCGCGGCGGTGTCTTTTATTTACTTAGTCTGTATTTGATTTACATTCAAATTTGACAAGCTGGAATGATGTCATTCTATTTCTGTTCTGTCACTAATCGCCTCGCTTAGCCAATTCTTCGATGTATCTGTGGGTAGCCGCCAAACTTGCAATGCTAGAAATCGCAGGAAATCCACCACAGCGTTGGCTTTTATCAGGAGATTGGTCCGCGTAAGGAAGGGGGAAAATCTGTGACCACGGTGGGAATTCGACCCACAGAACTcagttcaattcaattcaattcaattcaattcaatttttattatagtatatactaaaaaaagTGGATAGTGTTGAAGGCGCACTCTGATTGGCCACTCagactccgaatatcctttgctattcacctccgaacAACTCGGGCGAATAGCCGTCGGGCGAACAGGCTTTCGCGCAAAACATCCGGATACCGCGAGAagtgttgcagaaagtagaagTAAATTCTATATTCTCCAACAGTTTctgcaacttgtctcacaacgtttttggccgttgcaaggtaCGTTATATTGGCCAACGTTTTGGGTAACTTGTTTCACCATGGTGTTGCGAGACGGCCATTTGGACGAAAAATTGCACAAGAGCACCTTAAATGAAAGATACTTAAGTAGGGAACTCACAAGGTACTTATTTACTTGTTCTCTGAAATCGTAATCAATATTACGTGTAGAAGGCCAGAATATGTCTTCAAGTgctataaaataaataacaatatcAGACCTGAGGTTGCTGATAATAAGCCAAGTTATTCTCTGTCACTGGAGTCGCTGCTTGCTGCAGAGGATACTGCTGAGCTGCTTGGTACCCATATAGACCACTAGCAGACATAACCATAGCGACTGGTTGAGATGACACTGTTAACTCTGACCCTTGATGCAGCTGACCTCCACCTTAAAACCACACGGATTATGAGTGATTATGGCCAGGGTTCAGACACAAGACTGCAAACAACTTTTAAGGAgctcttaaagggaacctccacttaacaaggaaataactttaaagcacagaacataatgtttacaatcaaaagtgttcaaacattttccaatgaaagcgtttgcatCCGAAATAAATCAATTTCATAACCGCTTGTTtcggttttcaaatttcccagcgccgccatcttgaataaccaTGAAGTGtcacggttgccctattgtacTCTCTGTGTAACAACAATAAGGACAATCGTAAAACGTCAcaattcaagatggtggcgcccggagaaatttgaaagtgaaaataagtgattCTAAAATTCACTTTTTGTCTATACAAATacgtttttgaagaaaattggcgAACAACTTTTActgcaaacattatttttttgggTTTGAAATGATTCATTAGTCGGGGTGGGGGTTCCCTTTACGAACCTCTGAGAGGACAAAACTAAGGAGGGGGGGACAGAGTGGTATCATGGCAAGATAAAAATAACAACTAATCCTAAAGAAGTTCCTTGATGAGAAAATTCTTCAAACATTTTGCTTGAGGGCACTGAAACAAACGATACCTTGTAATGGTGCATTTTGAGTCATCTGCAGGGTGGATACTGGTGCAGCACCGATGACAGGGGCTACAGGTTGACTCCACTGGTATTGCGGCACCTGCGGGGTAGCCATGGCAACAACTGATGGTTGGGATACTGATACTGGCTGAGTCGGTACAACAGTGCCTGCCTGGTATGGCAACTGGAATGAAGGCTGCGGTGTTGATATTTGATTGGCTCCGGTGCTCTGAGGTTGCTATAAACAAAGAAGGGTGCATTTTCACAATGCAACCAGTTAAGGACGGAGGTCATATCAGTCTTTCACTCGATAGGGCTAAATGTTAAGATATAGTTAACCTTGAGCAACTGCTGCAGGCAGCCTTTCTTTTAGCAGTTTGTAACCTTCAAGGTACTGAATGTACAAATTACATGTAGCTGATGAGCTTTAGCAGGTCTTCTGCACATTTGCAGTAGAAATCAATGGGTGGAATGATATTATAATGCAATCACTCCTGATTTTTGCTTATCTCATTTCAACAAATTGATGAATAAGATACCCTACTCAAAGTCTCCTTGTGTCCATGTTATGCGAAATTGCTCCATCACATTTTCTTTTCCAGTTGGTTTTTGCTCAAATGCAAATCACCATACCTAAGAAGCCATGCTCTCAGTGACCAAGGAAGGTGGTGTCACCTTTCCCCTCATAATGAgtgttaaaaaagaaatgaacttacTGCCATAGGATACAGCTGGGTCTCCTGTGCTGCATAATATCCACTTTGATAAGTTGAGTTAGCAGGAAGCATGACATAACCAGAGCTCACTGCTGCAGTACCAGCTGGGTCTCCTTGGGCCTAAGACAGACAATCTTATCATTTGATACCATAAATAACATAATAtgccccccccacccccccccccccccccaaggcATTTATTTCAAGTACATttgaggaaaaaaggaaaggaaaggaactttatttaagtgtctaatcttctagcgctgtagagcactaatctgggacactgtaaattgaaattaacaagctAACGCAAATCAAGGGGAAAGGGGCTTGATAGAGAGGACAGGGCTTATTTAATTAAGAGAAAACGCCCATGGGAACATGGTTTCTCAAGGATGGACTGGTGGTTCCTGGGCGGCATACTGCTTTTTCGAGTGGGAAAGTGGGAAAGCTCAAGAAGACGAAGTTGGAGGCCATGCACCCAAAAACCACTCTGAACTTCCAGCACGTGAATTAACCATATTAGATCAGTCGACATGAAGGGCTACAGTGGTGATTAGACTGATTACTAATTTTAATACCAATAAAGGCAATCATTTTAATCAATTTTCCTAGTTGTGACGAATAAGAGGGAAGGGGAGCAGTAAAAaaagagggggagggggggggggggcgagtCATAATAAAGTACTTACTCTAAAAAGGGGGAGGGattattggggggggggggcttactAGGGGGTggcttatttgaaagaagaGGCTCAAATAGAGGATTTACAGTAAAACATTACAGCCAAGGACCAAACAGAGAAAAAATTTCCCAACTTGAAATGCTGAATTTGATAGAATACCCAATTGAAATTTGGATCAAAGGCTACTGCTTGATTGAGGGGGGCAGATTATTATTTTGAGGAGAGTTGCATGTTGCCATACTAGGAATTATTGGAATTTTAAAGAAGGACCAGTTTCAATAAACATTTCCTTACAGTAAtacctaaatttaatttaattgaaACAATGAATTTTGTGCAGATATAGCtcaagaattttaaaaatttgtaagAAATGGACAGGGATGTTTTGAAATGCACTTAATTCAGAAAAAGGAAGAAGGGAACTTGATCAAGAAGCAAATTGTCTGAGAGAgacttgttttaaatttcatgATGGAGAAAGGCGGTTAATAATACAAAATGGTACTTTGTCAAATAATGGGACAAACATCAAAAAAACTAATAAGAACAGCAGGGTTGTTGGACAATAGCAAAGGAAATGGCTGGTTTTCCAAACCAGCCGGTGAattggccattttcgaaatatcaaaactaatattcagcttgacagtgaggcagtgaggacaaaaacaataggaaCACATTGAAATGAATGtggaaaatatttgcatatcatccacttacctttgtctttgtcctctaaacctctcttccaagctgaattttaatataccgaAAAAAGCCTacttgaaattaaaataaataggtGTAGCATATGCTAACCAGCTGTGCAGTGGAGTGGTTGGCTAAAACTTCAAACAGTACATGTAGGCCGCTACTTTTAACAAACCTGCATAAATATATGGACAAAAAAATCTTAACAGAGTTAACAGAAAGCTTATTATTTTTCTGATACTTACAACTGTTTGCATTGATGGTACTGCATAGGGAGTAGAGCTGCTGCCCAGTTCAGATTGACCAGCTACAGGAACAGCAGGAGTGGCCACACTTGGGTTTGTTTGCAACACCCCTGATTGGTACTGACTGGGATCAGCTGGCACCACCTGTGGGACCATGCCCTGCAGTGGCATCGTAGTAGGTGTTGCAGCATACAGAAGTTGACTGTTAGCAAACTGTGGCTGAGCTGGTGTGAGGACAGATGCCTGAGCTTGTGGAATTACTGAAGCTGCTGGCGTCTGAGGAACGGCAGGCATAGCGCTACCATATGGTGGGACTGGTGCAGTTGGAGGAGGCTGAACCTAAAATGTACTGTCTGTTACAACACGATGGATGGTTCCTATTTACTTTAGGGTgcttttctgttgaatgataCCCCAATGTACTCAAGGGAGGACACAAGGGAGCCCACAAGTAAGAACAATTATCCTTTCACCAATGTTTCGTGGGTTCCCACTCCTGCACTATCCTTACCCATATTTCAAGTTTgctggttctttactctgctaaGAGGGTTTTGTGATAGGGAAATTATTCTTGCTAAGTAGGTCTAAACTACAGTTCAACACAACACAAAGGCTGGTCACAAATTACAATATGTATGCATGCAAAATGTGTCACATTTCTGATATTCGACTTTTGAAGGCAccttttttgtggtagtgcactgtgtccgtggtgccaataggcctgcagcgcgtgcgtaaatcacgaaaataaacaggtctgttggaagcatgCTTGAGCTTCAACAaagtgagccccaaaatcggcaagaatttgtgaagcTGATGAccaataaagcagctgctaattccaaaacgatggaattacctggtgataaataacctcgtctaggaatGTAGATTGtttactttgcagaaacaatggtcaacctcaagagttaggcgattgtgatctttgtgtttaatttcagacatttcttgtcaaactttgtcaaactttatttcacttgaaagaaaaaaaaattaaactaacaaaaacaaaaacccagtgtcttgccatcattttgacacagaggTATCTTTGTTTCATGAGTAAATACGCAAGGTACAGGTAGCTTGATCACGGCGTCCACTGAATTCTATGccacttttgattttgcgatttacttgtgcagccagaaagtacaatagaaaagaTTGAATgcagcaaaaatctcccaaaatgtttttttgctcaTGGTAACTATTTATAATCGcagttcaaaatttatgttgttttcatgtcacaaGTTTTgctgctgatggcaaaatattttattcttgatcgacACTGCtggaaaacttccttctgctcttcctaaaaactgtgtatcaatttattttgcataaCGCAGGCTAAcgaaatctgtaccttgcttagtttgcatttttcagcattaaaatagaattttcggtacTGTTTCTAgcacaaagtggtatattttgaggtctcccatccagatacgaACACCACtggacagggcttaacttcagtgaacttttgtcttagaaagctgtcagacatTCAGAGTGCACACTTAatcttgaaatgaaaaaaaagttgtaagggaacttgaaaataatcaacatgtcagccaaTGTTTCTAAATTCCCtttaattttcttcaatctttctgggtttagtatttcactagtaaccacatgtcttctcgaGGGGCTAATTACCTAAGATaactaccatggcactataatgatttacgataccgaAACAATATCATGTACTATTAGGGctacatagagcggttttcaaaatCAAAAGGACGGATACAtttcagtaaaccaatcaaaactcaaagtaattacacgtagccgacacaaagtgcgggaaaatgtgcaagcaCGAGcctcaattggttttggtttcacttctgattggttgaaaaagtggcacgagaattttgaaccaatcactcagtgaagtaatcataaaccacagcaatttgctaattactttcaccactcaattgaaaaccacttaaGAAGACAAAGTGCAGGTGAGTTAATGAACCCCTGGACGCGAGACTTtagtctgtctaacgccagatgattttactcatcaactggagGCTTCCTAGGtaatttgaggtgtcaatgggttaagcagtcaaaatCTGTATCCCCTCCATTAAAACAATGACCCCTGGGAGTAAGACTTTGagtaacagattttactctgagCCTTTACATTCCAAGACATTtttcataaataataataattactaaccctaaccctaaccctaatcattattattgttgttcatCCGTCAAGACATTTTGGTGTTCGGTAAGTCTTTTTTCGTGCACATGATGATCAAAAGTTAGAGAAATCATACCACGCTACATGTAGTAGATCTCTGCCCGTAAGCATCTGGAGTATTATGTACAACGTCTTGATAGAGAGCAAAACAgggtccagttgttcaaacgatggattgtgctatccaccggataaattactatccattggataagtcatagtgaaaccaattgcgctatccaatggatagtgatttatctggtggacagCGTTATCCACCTTATAAACAGCTGGGGCCAGATTGATAGCCTACCATTTGTGGCACAGCTGGCCTGGCTCCTAGCTGTTGCTGTGAAGGTACAAACattccttgttgttgttgcacaGGTGGCGAAAACACTTCTTGTTGCTGTGGTGCTATGGGTTGCACAGGCTGGCCAAACATTCCTGGGTCCACAGTGGCCTGAGCCAAACCTCCTCCGAGTACTGAATCACCCATAAGGGCTGGAATGGTGTCCTGTGCTGTAAATTGCTGTGTGGGTTCTTTGGCTACTGGAGGAAcctaaaacaaaccaaactgTATCAATTTCCATTGGCCGTCTATGGCAAAAGTGTTTCAAGGTTGAATCCAAAAACTGTATACACGTAATAATGACAAACTTTATTGATGTATCATGTCATCTAATACCAGGGTTCTAATTGGGAACATTGTACatagaaataaaatcaaatgttggtttttaggACAGGAGACAGCagaaactatccagagaaactGCTCCACGAAGAGTGGAGAACTAACAAACACAATGCAGTTACAATGAAGAATCCAGGAATCGAACACAGGTCACACTGGTGAGAAGCGAGAGCTCTTGCCACAGTGCCTGCCCCCCTGCCCACTACTGTAAATGTATCTCAGACAAACAATAAAGTCGACTTTTAAGAACCAATCATTTTAATTGAAATGATAAAAAAGCATTCATTTTCAATCAAAATGAAATGTGTGGATGGGGCCTTGGCTTAAGGGGGCTCAAactgtttcaaaaatattattattatttcaagagACTGTCTCATTAGGAACATTGACACTGTTTTATGTGAACAAAGAGAGAAATCATCCTCGCACTTACATATACTTGTATCTGGACAATTAACGCAATTGACTCttaaagacacctgaaaaattcaggttgcCTCAAGggaattcaaacccatgacctctgcaatgccagtgCATTGCTCTGCCAACTCAGCCATAAAACAACACAgctgggagcaggtcaatttgttgggttcatgtGTTCCCATGTGAGGActcaataaatgaaaaaaatgtatatatatttgaTCTGTGGGCTAGAGACTaaaaagagaaatgatcctcacatttatctggacaatttaagcggCAATGCATCGCCGTCACATACgtcatgggttcaaattccGTTGGAGCCAccacaataaaaattaacgtTTTCTGGTGTCTATGAGAGaccattgcttaaattgtccagatacatAAGTGCAGCATTTTtcacagttttgtaaagtagcgcaCATATTTCTGAATGCACTGGACATGACATTTTTTCGTAACACAACGCACCTTGCGAGCACCAAAGGTACAAGCTACctagtggggggggggggtagcgCACATATTTCTGAATGCACTGGACATGACATTTTTTCGTAACACAACGCACCTTGCGAGCACCAAAGGTACAAGCTACctagtggggggggggggggggggggggggccatcAAAGTACCATCTCCGGCCTCTAACTAAAACCCTGGTAAGTAGGACCTCGGATCATTTTCTCACTGTTATGTAATGGAAATGTTAGGTACCCTAATTAAAAATACCTCAATGACTAATATTGCTTAACAAGACACACTTCTTAATATGACAATACATGTAGGTCACCATAGCAATGGGAAAGCTATCTAAAAACATCCTACATGTCTTTAAAAACTTATTTCTCAAAAAGAAACTTAATGgcctgattttttttctggagaAGATTCAGAGCCGTATTACACCTGTAGCTCTAAAATAGTCTCCACAGAATTCCAAAGACTCAACCTGCTAAtcaattttcagcaataaaaaaatgggggttacCATAAAGTTTGTTTGTGAGATATAAACatataaagacaaaatatactgCGAATGGAAgtgacaaattttggaaaaaattttGGGCTGCATTTATGTAAGAACATTTCAAAATCCAGATAAGGTAAGTCTGTTTTCGAGccagtggcccatcaggccggcgcttatcttgggttactgtagcatgaagtgactaggagtatttcgactccctcctggatgggatgctagtccatcgcagggttaccccagcattaaatttgccggtacccagttaaacacctgggtggagagaggtacCGTGAGGCCAGGCCCCAAACCTGGACCACTCGCTCCGGAggcgagcacactaaccatgaggccaccgcccCTCTCCAAAATCCAGCTGGAAGCAATCAGTTGGATTCCAGCATTTTAATCTGTAGTAAACATGAACCCAAATCAGGCCTTTTGTGTCACTATTTCAGAATTGCTTCTTCAAATCATGAATTATTGCGTTCTTAGACTGAATTCACAGAAGAAGTATACCTGAAGTGATCTTAGTCTGCTCTAACCGCTAGCAACCTAAGCCTCCTTTGAAATAGATTTTTGTCGGTCAAGTGTGATAGCACAGCGAAGAATGGTTAGAGTTCCCAATTGCCTTATTTAATGTGAGCACATACAAATAAGACTGATTCACGAAAACGCTTGAAGTCGCAAAGGAATTGCTGATTCTCATCACACTTAGCACTTTTACCACGTCCCTTGTGACTCAGTCGGCTTCAGGGATCAGTAACATTTGCAACAAACCTTCACATTACACAAACAGCAGCATCCCACGTAAACCGCATCTTGTTTATTATCTGTTGGCTGATACACTTTATTACAGTGCTGAAGGGTAAATCCAggttcttgaaagtgttgagaCGGGGTTGAGCTGTGGACCTTAATTTTGTAACCACCATGGTATTCATACCTGCATCTTGTCTGGAGCATTCAGAGCTCCAGGCCGCTCTCCAAAGTCCATTAATGGCCGTGGCTGCATGGGTCCCTGAGGTGCCATGGTCCTAGCACCCATTAGTGGTGCTGCCACACCCATACCAACAAAGCCCCTTGGACCTTAATTCATTGCAAAAATACAGTTGAGAAAGTATATATTTTACTCAtaatatttacataagcacCGATGTATATGATTGATTAATTTAACTGCCATTTTATTTAGGAACTCAAGCTGGGTTTCATGATACACTTTCCTGTTAAATAATCATAATCCCTGTATAAAATTTTCAAGGTTTTATAGCCGAGATCAAGTTTGCTTCTAAATGGAGAACCTAGTTGATGAAAACTCTGATGAAAAGCAGATGAGATCTCATCAAAATGGTTGTTCTTGatgagaggggaaactggagtaatTGAAGAAAATGCTCTTgaaaagagaactaacaaactcaacccacacctGGTGTAGAATGTGGGACTTCATCCTCAGCCACATTGCAGTGAGTTGAGTGCCCTCATTCTAATGAACCAACCATTTTTAGCCAGATGAAAAACAAgaacatgtacagtgtacatgtatgtataccAGCCTTTAAAAGATATATATTATAATAGCAGAGCTCTGTGTGCCAAAAGCGTACAGCTGTATATAAgaccgtacgtccacccctccacgTATGCCAATGtaaccagtatcacatgaccatatacAGGGCTCgagtttagagctcattgaggtggccatactccagctagtttacagcgtaaATCTTTGATATTGGTCATTTTTATgctcaattgacacctgtcaaaaccagtatcacatgaccatgtcgcaggctcaagttttGAGCTTACCAAGgttggttctttttttttttcttattaaccactgaccaggtactgggttcAATCGTATCACAGACTCAAGCCAGGgcaacttattgtaagaataaataacactGGAGCTcgcttttaggtttggctaaatctataaaggactaagaaaggaaaacaattaTTTGGTTCAAGGTCAAGGCATATGCGCCTAAAGGATAGTCATATGCAAAAAATCCTCTTAAATACTAGTTGTGAAAAAACCTATTCCTACCAGGGAAGCTTTTCTGGCCCTGCTCACACTTAGTCTAACGTATATGGTCCTCACATGGGGATTAAATATAGTAAATTTACAATGAAAGTGTACTCTGGGCCGTACATCCCTATGGTAAAGATACTACTTTCACCCATTAGTAAcaaaatcagacatcttgtcaAAGAAGTGGGAGCCATTAATGTGCCATTCCTATGATTCGCGTTTGTCTTTTCTCCTTTTATATGTAGCGTATAAAACAATGCCCCACATATCCAATTCTCTTTTGTTGTACATCCTCTATCATAAGTATTCAATAATGCTTCCTTTCTGCCATGAGTGCTGTTGAGAAGTATACATTATTAAGATGATATCAAAATAGCATTTACCAGTGGATGGTCTTATTAATGGCCTGGGTACTGCTGGCCTACCGAGCAATGGTCTGACGACCCCTTGACTGATCTGTGTGGCATGTGGTCCACCAAAAGCAGGTCCTTGCATTCGGCTGCCCATCATGGGCCTTGGACTCTATGAAAACAAACTCATGCTACAACAGGGGTTTCAATGAAATCCTAAAGTTAGCGGCTAGTTTGAGTAGAGTAACCACCAACAAACACcacatttcaaaaggaaaattgatgATCTCGTTTACCCTGGATCGTGCAGTCATTGTCAAATGACTTTTACTCTTAGTTTTGAAAGAAAGTACAATCACAAAAATAAGCAACAGATCTAAGTAATTAGTACCTAACAGATGGAAAAGTATGGCCCTACAGCATTAATATTGCAATTACCAATGGTTGGGGACAACTGCATTACTCTATGATCGTCAGTGAGTTCATTATTAAAGACTGTTACTAGTCTTTCTTTTAatgtaaacaaaattttttttttgcccctACGAGCTTCCCCATTCACGCGTAAATCATCTGGTGTTCAACAGAGTAAAATCCACATGTCACTCTTACAAGGAAAGGCATAAAGGAGACACAGTTTTAAAGCGAACACAGATGTGTTACAGCTGTAGCACtttgacatacatgtaatgcAAACCATGattgtaattacatgtacagcAGAGCATCATGTCTTATAAAGGAGACACAGTTTTAAAGTGAACATAGCTGTGTTACAGCTGCAGCACTTTGACATGCATGTAACGCAAACCATGTTATTACAATGTACACCAGAGCATCAAGTCTTATAAAGACTAAGTGATGCCTATCCAGTCGACCTTATTGCCTGaagaagactagcagtatgcataCCAAATCTCATGATCTTCATCAGAAGTGAGCACATTGCAACACAAACAATGCACTTCACCACAAAGAACAACCACAACCTTTCAAGCATAAAAACTGTTCTTTTTGAGGAGGCTCCTAGATGTACTAGGAAACCAACCTGAAATGAGCAATGTAGTTTTTACTACTTACTGGTTGTCCAGGCCTCATAAGTGGCATTGGTTGTTTCAGTGACTGACCCTTCTGCATCTGTTGTGAATGCTCTGTTCCCAGAGACATAAGAGGGCGAGGTGCTCTCACACCTGACAAATCAACACCTTGAGCTTCATTAGGGGTGGGAACGTTTGGCCAAGGACCCAATGGGACCCTTGGACCTCCCTGAAGGAGCAGATGAAAGTCAgaacacacacattgcattacGTCAggaaaaacacaacaaaatcaATTCTGAGTTGGATTTAAAATTTTATACCTCATAGAaacaggaaaagaaagaaataacacaAATATTTAAATGCATTAACAACATTGAGACATCCAACTTAAATGCTGCCACCATTTGG contains these protein-coding regions:
- the LOC137996077 gene encoding ribonucleoprotein PTB-binding 1-like translates to MNGTALVRNKIDELIWNSRREFAKRRWILLTNVQEGTSVEDLKQNFLQGLNVIDFRIKKNSAYVYILLATPDQALNAVNTLNGETFRGYVVGVCLAPPDSLVFVGNLPFEFTEEQFRNLMSPFGPIERLVIVRSFFTGESKGYGFVDYLNRECATQAKKQLTRKGSKYLGGRILRVDFAEGNLLTYEDLHSKTLFVDRLPRDFTNADMLRDLFSQSGTVTFAQVALNQHGISRGFAFVDYMTAEEAERGQKAHNGALLVNSYIRVAYGTPGRTGASILGGGGGPRVPLGPWPNVPTPNEAQGVDLSGVRAPRPLMSLGTEHSQQMQKGQSLKQPMPLMRPGQPSPRPMMGSRMQGPAFGGPHATQISQGVVRPLLGRPAVPRPLIRPSTGPRGFVGMGVAAPLMGARTMAPQGPMQPRPLMDFGERPGALNAPDKMQVPPVAKEPTQQFTAQDTIPALMGDSVLGGGLAQATVDPGMFGQPVQPIAPQQQEVFSPPVQQQQGMFVPSQQQLGARPAVPQMVQPPPTAPVPPYGSAMPAVPQTPAASVIPQAQASVLTPAQPQFANSQLLYAATPTTMPLQGMVPQVVPADPSQYQSGVLQTNPSVATPAVPVAGQSELGSSSTPYAVPSMQTVAQGDPAGTAAVSSGYVMLPANSTYQSGYYAAQETQLYPMAQPQSTGANQISTPQPSFQLPYQAGTVVPTQPVSVSQPSVVAMATPQVPQYQWSQPVAPVIGAAPVSTLQMTQNAPLQGGGQLHQGSELTVSSQPVAMVMSASGLYGYQAAQQYPLQQAATPVTENNLAYYQQPQVQQSSSQQQTGPYSVKTETSTGATQKAYPSMTSPTGNENSVFSNTSVIPQHSAPPVVYSNPQPTQLVASGGSPLVNQKRTADGDTSAYGQQGATASYYEANKRLRF